A stretch of DNA from Manihot esculenta cultivar AM560-2 chromosome 7, M.esculenta_v8, whole genome shotgun sequence:
tcggtttttaatttcgattatttcggttcggtttggttttaataagaaaaaaacagaaaaaatcgaaccgaaccgattagtgataataatatatttttcaataatatagagaaattaaatcatattaagattaaaatattttaattaaattttaaaatattaaaaataaagtgtaaaaaataaaaaaattattaaaaatcaaaaccgataaaaccgaactgaatcgaaccgaatcagaccggttcggttcgattcgatttctgaccaaaatcggttcggttcggttttcataaacactaaaatttcgatttttcgtttattcggtttggttcaattttaaaccgaaccgaccgaatgttcACCCCTATCTCTAACTATTGCCTCCTATAATCCCTGTACACCTCTgagacatattaaaaaaataaataattaaataataaaattaatatagttttttaataaatattaataattataacaataatttttattttattattatttatttttaacaattattattttttattattattattttcaaatgattaaatatttttatcataataatttttaactacgatatttacaattaattaatttaaatttaacaacattttatctcattaataataattcttttttcaacaattaattatttatattattataaaatattaaagacaATACAAGCATTTGTTATATTCAAAATaatgattatttaatttaaatttaatgattatattttttattaataattattattttttaaaaattaaatattttcattgtttataaatattaatgacAATGTTAACTGCGGTTATATTTAAACTAATGATAGCCTAATTCAAACTTAACAAtcatattttctttccttaataattaTTAACTGCAATAATAAATAGTCGTTAATAGTGTACCTTTAACGatcaattttaatattcttattattaataataatgaccgataatataatattattattaaaaattttaaagagaaaaaatttaataagtttaacGATAAACAATTATAATTGTTAATGATAATTAACGATTAATCAAGAAATTATTCTTtcattaaaaagtatttttcttATAGTGAAGGTAGAAGATGATCAAGAATAGTTATTAGTTCTTTgtacgatttaatttttaaaatcatataagGTTTAAAACTTTCTAGATCTATAAAAATACaatttctatatataaacatatattttatatcaataaagAACATAAATTTTTCgcccttttgttttttttgaatTCAACTAAAAAAGCATTTTCtttgtattattaaaattaatttcattttattataaattttttcggtttatttaaaatgtcaaaaataaaaatttaatttttttgaatgaGTTGATAGTAAGGCATTAAAATGGATGAAGGAGTTAATTCATAAAATAATCAAAGagataaaaatacttaaaaattaaaaaaatagagttgAGGAAGATGTAATAAAGGCTTTTACTTTTCTGGATGAAGTAAATTCAGTGAACTAGGAACTGAATAAATtgaagaaagtgaaagaaattaTTGTCAAATCATTGGAACTTCTATGATTTATGGATTTGTATGCATAAATAATTTAGATGAAAGTTTATATTTTAGGAATTTTAACTACTACAAAGTTAATGTATACAAACTTGGTACCGTTTATATAAAATGGAAATTTAAAAACctagtaaattaatttataagatttaaaaataattttatttatttgtttaaaatatttttaaaacttataagacaaatataaaaacttaaaaaaaaaaaattgaaaaactaaTGAATCATAGGGAAGAATGTATATTATCATGTTTTAATCTTTTGTAATAATGTTATTTGGAATCTTATATGATTAACAAACTTTTAGCTTGATAAACAAGGAAATAGTATAAGAAattgtttttttatattaggAGATGTTTTATacgaataaaattaatttatattgactgttaaatttttttaattgtgaattattataattgataatatgcagaaaatttatgaaattagtggttctataaaagaaaattacaatAATACGAGGAGTCACCCAAAACATTAGCCAACCACAATACTCGATAGTTCATCATAAGCATTAAAAACaataacataataaataatagcattataaaaaaaaatatatttcaaaatatAGCATTTATTGAATACCtgtaaaataaaaggaaaaataaagtaaaagcaaaaaaatataatatttgagcCATGTGTATAGAGGGCAACAGGATGCCAAGTCTTGTGCTGAAATATTCCAAAATCTCCTAGAGCATAACCTTAATTCATCTCTGTAACACAGCAATATACAGAAATGTCAAACTCTAAAATTGGCTATGTTAGCATGATTATAGTAATTCAATCTTTGTATAATTATAGgagatttatttaatataattatagtaTTATCATGATTATAGGAAATTAATCTTCCTATGATTATAGGAGATTTGTTTAGTATAATTATAGTGATTAGTATGTTAAATAAATCTCTTATAATCATACAAAGATTGATTTCCTATAATTATGTTAAAACATGCTGCCAGACATGAACATGAAATACCTACCGGCAAATCTCTCAGAAATAACACACATTGTAAGTTGGCAGTGTTTAAGAATTGCAAAACAGAACAGCGCAGCAAAAGgttaagaaaaaaagaatattacACGTATGCATGGCTAAATGCTTATAGAAAAGTATCGAGAGTTCACCATTGAAATCGGTCGGGGAAATTAGATTTTCCGCATAAACAACAGCTCTGTACTTGAAAGCTTCGCAAAGTTCTTCACAGATATTGAAGGTATCAACTAGCTTCCCGTCTTGGATGTTCCACCTCTTCAATTTCATCCCATCCTGCAATCCTACGACTTCTCTGCTTCTGCACAAGTAGAGTGGCCAAAAATCGTAAATACTGCCATATTCAGTTTCAAAGACATTAAGCAGTTTACTCCATGATGCCTCGACGCCATATTCTTTCATCACCCATATCTCTACTTTATCCATAGATGAAGAAAGCAATAAACTAAGGCATCCCCCGAGCTCTCCTAGTACAAGACGGTGATTTGGAATACTCTGAGGCATTGGCAGCTTCTGGAATTTTTCCTTTGCTAAATCCAAAGCAATGAATTCACTGGAAATCTCACAAGCACGCAGGAAAGTTGATGGAAGTTGGGGTTTTGAGTAAGAAAGCCAATGGAGGGCTCCATTCAAAAGAGGGGCAGATGAGTCACCTATATAATTAACCAAAATATATGTGCTTCCATAAGGGCAGCACAAGCTTCTCCACGAGCTTGATTTTGATgagaaaatttgaaatattgTTCTCTCTTCAAGGGAGACCAAAACAATCTTAAAACATTCAGAGGATGGATCATAGCCAAAGCCATAGGAATAATAAGTGAATGAATCACTAGGATAAGGTATTACCAGATGGGTACCAGTGCATGGGTTCCAGATTACGAGCTTATGATCGAAGCTACTGCCTATACAAACCAGTCCACTGCATGAGCCAATCACGTCGACCCCTAACTCAACCTGTTTTAGTACTTTCCTTGGAATGTTAAGATTAACGAATGCACAAGTATTGCCGAATGGTGTTTCATAGTCAAAGGATTGACACGTACCAGAGACTGAAAATAAAAGGATTTTCGGGTTGTTGGAGGCTCGTTTTGCTTGCAGATTAACAAAACGACTTTCGGAGATTAAAGAATACAATGTTTTGGAAGCACTTTTGAATCGCACAAGAGATTTAACAGGCAGTCGTAGAAGGATATCTTCAATGATCTCTGGAAAAAGAGACATATTTATTATGGATGCTGCTGCTGATGCTGATGCTGATGCTGATGCTGATGCTGCTGCTGATGCTGATGCTGAtgctctctccttcctctttttATACTCTTAATTTGCGGTGGCCTTGAGGGTTTCGGAGAACGGGAGAAGTCCAATTTTGTGCTCTTAATTTTCGGTGGCCGTAAGGGTCTGGCGGCttctgtatttttatttctacgTTTGCATTTAATATAGAccctattttattattaaaataaaatttataaaaataaatattaattattctaaaactatattttcaaaaaaattattatttaattcttatttcattgaaaattttattagttgatgatctgattttaaaaaatttacattaaacgtactcaaaactttaaaaaaatttattaattaatatgttttattatttaatttttataatataaaaaaattattaattaatattttaattttataaaaatatatattttaccgtatataatttatgttcattttattttttcataaaaattaaaaaaataattttttaattaatttttatattatatccattttaagaatattaaatttattaaatattaaatcgtattttaagtgattttttgaaaattaaataaaattataatattcaatttatatatttttataatatataaaaaataaataataattttgagataatcataaaaaaatatgaataaaaattatagtacAGAGaccatttatattatattaaagatattttaaatttttatataatatttaaccactaaatttaataaaaataaattaattaataattttttaaaatattaaaaatattttattttttaaaattaattaattaattaattaattttttatattatattgattaataatatatattttttaaaattatatatgtagTGGTGGATCCATTAAGAATAAAGTAATTTATTACTTAAGattattggatttttttttagttcattcacaattttaaagaaatatttaaatcttCAGAATCATAACAACTTGGATTTTATAATCCAAACTAGATTAATTTCCCTTATTagctaaaatttattaattaataataatggtTCAAAATCCTTGTCCATCAAGTGGATTGCAGTTCACACCATGCGAGAAAATTCTAACTTTgccttagaaaaaaaaaaaaggagaagtaAAATAGCTAGGATTCCTATTATactatttatgaaaatttataatattataaaactaaaattaaaaaactaaaattaaatttttggtgTTAAACCTAcatattaaaatgtatttttttatgaaataaagagACAAAAAAATTGGAGAGCTtgtagaaaagaaaaagaaatgtttatttatttatttatttattttgatttaacaTGAAAACTGTAATAAGATAATAAAAGGGAGTTtgatgataataaaataaattaaaattgagaaattataattaaaatgtatcTCGTATTAAGAGAATGTTTGTCTTAACTTATAACTCAGACAAACAAGattataaattctaaaattaagtttgatctattttttaaaaatttacaatttaatctttttttttatggaaaacaatttaatttttaaagttttataatagaaaatagcatttttgttaaaatttgtggttaagatataataatttattcattcTAATTTTCACTTATTATAACAACTTAGTCCTTATAGTTTTAGCATTTGTAACAGtatattcttttttaatttggATTGGTTTTTCTAGTTTATATATGACTAACAGTGAATTTAatatgactattttattaaaaaaaattcaggtattaaattatttactattaaaaaaattaagttgtgAATGTTCAGAGATTATTCAATCTAATTTTCTCTTTGAAacagtattaaaaaaaaattaagttatttactataaaaaattaGCATTTGTAACAGTATATTCTAATTTTCTCTTTATTCAGAGATCATTCAAtctgaattttaaatttgtaaatgAGAATTTCAAGAATAATCATATATCTACATACTAATATCCAGTCAATACATTGAATAAcgaccgaaccaaattttaaaTCTAGACTTTTTAGTTTAAAAACTCTTATATCATATCAAAAACTGACCCAGTCTAAAAGTTTAAGTTTATAGGTTATTTATACTCAATAATTGTCTTATATTTCTAGACTTTGAAACTCCTCTATAGCTAGAACTTAATAAAAGAAGTTTTGACGAtggaatataaattaaatatggatttaaaaatttagttttttaggttttgggcaaaaaataaaaatttaaaggattGAAttactaaaatgattttttttttttttataaaaaataaaggttCAATGTCTCACGGACGTGGCTGTGTTTCCTCCacatttcaaagaaaaaaaaaggaaaagagaaagggGAGAGTTAATTACAAGGGAAGTTCCATAAATGAAGAGGAGGAATAAGAGAGAAAAAGGGAGGAGAAGAATGAAGAATAAAgaataaagaaatatatatatatttttatctccATATTTGATAATAGAGTATTAATGTGACATGATGACATCATATTTTATGATGATATGGAATGTTATATCATCTTTGTGGATGATATATCACCACATCACATGCAACATCAtcttagatgatgatctttagAGGCAAGAACCCAGAGGACCTTAAGAGGATTGCTTGTGACCTTTCCCATAATCTTTAGAGGCAAGAAGCATATAGCTTCACTCCTTATTCATCATAGGTATATTCCCCTTAATCCCAATATTAATTCTTAATTTGTTATGTTCTATTGTGCCTCATGAGGTTCGTGCAatctttttttatatgaaaaccTAGAAAGTGCCTAGTCCTAATGGGTACTAGGTAGGTTTCTTTTAATGTTATTAGAATTTAATTGGTGCTTCTATTAGTTTGGAGGTAAGGAAAATTTTAATTGGGAAATTCATTAAGGCCTGCTAGAATAAGACTCTTATTACTATTGTACCTAAGAAACCTAACCCTTTAGCCTATTTATttgttctttattttttataagattGTTACTGAAGTCCTATCTAATAAACTCAGACCTTTTCTCCCTCATATTATAGAGTCTAATTAGATCAGTTTTGTTCCTAATCAtagaattattataatattattattgtacaAAAAGTCATGTACTTGATCATATTGAAAAAGGCAAGAAAGGTTTTTTTGGCTTTTAAAGTGGATTTAGAGAAAGGTTATGATCATATCCACTAGGACTTTGCGCAAGATACTTTTTTGGATGTTGTTTTACCCATTAGTTTTATTAATACTATGACAAATTGTATTTCTAGTTCTCTAGCAGGTTAACCAAGTCTTTCTGCTCTACTAGAGGATTAAGATAAAAGGACCCTATATCCTTGTACTTATTCATTCTCTGCATGGAAAAGTTAGCTCATGACATTACTAAGGCCGTTTCTGAAGGTAAGTGGGTACCGATACAACTTAATAAAGGTAGGCCTAAACTAATTCACTTGTTTTTTACAATGATCTTGTTATTTTTGCTGAAGCCTTTGCAAGGCAAGCAACTATCATTAAtgatgttttgaagtgtttctATGAGAACTCTAGTAAGAAGGCCAATAAAGCCAAAGCTCGTGTTTTTGTCTCCAGCAATGTTGACAATATGGCAAGAAAGagtatttgtaacgacccgaaaatcggactgctaccggcgctaggatccgggtcggcttaaggccgccaagacccgtagcaagcctgacatacaacctgaatacctgtttaatcccatacatgatcaacaatatacataaaaatttaaaacttttctttcactcataagccaaactcaacctgtgcatgcactgaacatactcataatcataatcatgacccctctgtgggatctcatcaatgccccaatgggcgatacatcataagatgagttggcttacatgaacattataaaacatctaagatcatgtataaaaagggatacctcatacataatgtcaagcacaatctctaaacctcaatatcattacatgactgaaactatacttttacataacattaatacatttatcatgtccacactatctattacaacacttgacttcattactcttgtaaacctcctggtctaccctgtacctgcaatcctggggaaattgggagaggggtgagctactagagcccagtgagcagaataataaaacatttaaaacatatgagaacatggaatgcatcacatcatagctaatcacatcaaggatgaacttgtcaccaatagccctctacatggtccaactgtgccagaacgtagaatgggtcctggtctttcccttacatatcataacataacatggtccaactgtgccagaacgtagaatgggtcctggtctttcccttacatagtgccagtgaacgtagaatgggtcccactggtcttacattccgtaccgtacatatcacatcgtcatatcatagatcgagggctatggatcatccaacattcatccacatcaacatttaaaatatgcaatgcaacatattcgtgaattctaatgtaagcaacctaattcatcgcatggcattcatgatgcatgaacgtgctcaAACTATACGAtcaatttgcttaaaaacataaaggtttattccactcacctctggatagctctgaccagacactggggcaacagactcactgttggggtcctcggttcctcgggtccgaacctacacaggtggactcaaatgagggaccaaacaaacaagaacataactctaaactactccccaaaaaccccctaaaacatcatgaaaaaatcatagaaaaacatgcaagaaatggctgaacagggcactttcggcggcaggtttggcggccgaaagtccctccagagccgaaagtcaggcaggttcggcggcaccttcggcggccgaaactcccagacagaggcgaaactcatgcatgttcggcggcactttcggcagccaaaactcccagacagagatgaaagtctcccttcgggggcaagcttcggcagccgaaggctgcctccacaagcacgttcggcggccgaaagttccttcggctgccgaacctggtttctcccagaatggcagaaactcagctcccatATGCATTaagcctccaatctcatccaaacatgcataaacctattctacaacactcatacgcaatcatacaagttcctaggggcatcaactaactaaaaccccatctataacacatccaacatacatttgcaagccacattgttcaaaatcacatcaaaaacccataagctcaacataagctacacatgcattttctaccccatgaacttgcataaacttgtttaaaacataatgta
This window harbors:
- the LOC110607502 gene encoding F-box/kelch-repeat protein At3g23880, whose translation is MSLFPEIIEDILLRLPVKSLVRFKSASKTLYSLISESRFVNLQAKRASNNPKILLFSVSGTCQSFDYETPFGNTCAFVNLNIPRKVLKQVELGVDVIGSCSGLVCIGSSFDHKLVIWNPCTGTHLVIPYPSDSFTYYSYGFGYDPSSECFKIVLVSLEERTIFQIFSSKSSSWRSLCCPYGSTYILVNYIGDSSAPLLNGALHWLSYSKPQLPSTFLRACEISSEFIALDLAKEKFQKLPMPQSIPNHRLVLGELGGCLSLLLSSSMDKVEIWVMKEYGVEASWSKLLNVFETEYGSIYDFWPLYLCRSREVVGLQDGMKLKRWNIQDGKLVDTFNICEELCEAFKYRAVVYAENLISPTDFNEMN